A genomic region of uncultured Roseibium sp. contains the following coding sequences:
- the murI gene encoding glutamate racemase: MHRDRPVLIFDSGLGGLTVLREARYLLPYETLLYVADDAAFPIGRWAEDDLKARLLSLFQDLIANHRPKAVVIACNTAFTLAGEVLRKAHPTTPFVGTVPAIKPAAEQTASGLISVLATPGTVRRTYTRSLIDSFARQCHVRLVGSDKLAELSERHLRGQEVADEELLAEISDCFLERDGKRTDVVVLACTHYPFLANRFRKIAPWPVDWLDPAEAIARQLVRVLNGNAARAPSDALDRAVFTSAPKDPALMRLLAGFGLTLYGTDS; the protein is encoded by the coding sequence ATGCATCGCGATCGGCCGGTCCTGATCTTCGATTCCGGTCTCGGTGGCCTGACTGTCCTGCGTGAGGCGCGTTACCTGCTGCCGTACGAAACCCTGCTCTATGTGGCCGATGACGCCGCCTTTCCGATCGGCCGCTGGGCCGAGGACGACCTCAAGGCGCGTTTGCTGTCACTGTTTCAAGACCTGATCGCGAACCACCGGCCGAAGGCGGTCGTAATCGCATGTAACACAGCATTCACGCTTGCCGGCGAGGTGCTGCGCAAGGCCCATCCCACAACACCCTTTGTCGGAACCGTCCCGGCGATCAAGCCGGCAGCGGAACAGACGGCCTCGGGCCTCATATCGGTGCTGGCGACCCCCGGAACGGTGCGCAGAACCTATACGCGCAGCCTGATCGACAGCTTTGCCAGGCAGTGCCACGTGCGTCTGGTCGGTTCCGACAAGCTGGCGGAATTGTCCGAACGGCACCTGCGCGGTCAGGAGGTCGCGGACGAAGAACTCCTTGCAGAGATCTCCGATTGTTTTCTGGAACGGGACGGCAAAAGGACGGATGTCGTGGTGCTTGCGTGCACGCACTATCCGTTTCTGGCGAACCGCTTCCGCAAGATTGCTCCCTGGCCGGTCGACTGGCTGGATCCGGCTGAAGCCATTGCGCGTCAGCTTGTGCGCGTGCTGAACGGAAATGCCGCGCGTGCGCCATCTGATGCGTTGGATCGGGCCGTGTTTACCTCTGCGCCCAAAGACCCGGCGCTGATGCGCCTGCTGGCGGGTTTCGGGCTGACGCTCTATGGTACGGACTCATAA
- a CDS encoding RNA methyltransferase, which yields MSKNAKIRDEARVVTAKPPAVILCEPQLGENIGTAARAMANFGLVDLRIVNPRDGWPSEKARAAASRADHVIDNVQVFDSVEAAIADLQFVYATTARSREVPKPVRGPSEAAQKSVEFGEKGHATGYLFGRERWGLNNDEVALADEIVTLPVDPDFASLNIAQAVLVCAYEWRKTATSGALPFILSEEEHPPAKKEDVLRFFEHLEGALDEVTFFRPPERRPHMVRTLRNIFQKAELTEQEVRALRGIVASLEKREPRPRKDRGGEGRGD from the coding sequence ATGAGCAAGAATGCAAAAATCAGAGACGAAGCCCGGGTGGTGACGGCCAAGCCTCCCGCCGTGATCCTGTGCGAACCCCAGCTCGGGGAAAACATCGGCACGGCTGCGAGAGCAATGGCGAATTTCGGCCTTGTCGACTTGCGGATCGTCAATCCGCGTGACGGCTGGCCGAGCGAAAAGGCGCGCGCCGCCGCCAGCCGGGCAGACCACGTGATCGACAATGTCCAGGTGTTCGACAGTGTCGAGGCGGCCATTGCGGACCTGCAATTCGTCTACGCAACGACGGCACGCTCGCGCGAGGTGCCCAAACCAGTGCGTGGTCCGAGCGAGGCGGCGCAGAAGTCGGTGGAATTCGGTGAAAAGGGTCATGCGACCGGATATCTTTTCGGCCGCGAGCGCTGGGGCCTCAACAATGATGAGGTGGCGCTGGCCGACGAGATCGTCACCCTGCCGGTCGACCCGGATTTTGCATCACTGAACATAGCCCAGGCTGTTCTTGTATGCGCTTACGAATGGCGCAAGACGGCAACCTCCGGCGCGCTCCCCTTCATCCTGTCGGAAGAGGAGCATCCGCCGGCAAAAAAGGAAGATGTCCTGCGCTTCTTCGAGCATCTGGAAGGTGCGCTCGACGAGGTGACGTTCTTCCGGCCGCCGGAGAGAAGACCGCACATGGTGCGCACGCTTCGCAACATCTTCCAGAAAGCGGAGCTGACCGAACAGGAAGTGCGGGCGCTGCGCGGCATTGTCGCGTCGCTTGAAAAGCGCGAGCCGCGGCCGCGCAAGGATCGTGGCGGTGAGGGACGTGGAGACTGA
- a CDS encoding LysR family transcriptional regulator, producing MYSIADLQTFVTVARTGGITSAAGQLGISTATTSHRIAKLEQALGITLFHRNSRTFRLTDEGQIFLERVDVILDDLQQAEMEVGSGTARLRGHLRVTMSPWILSRFIMPVLGEFRQANPDLTIEFLAVDRFVPLVEEAQDCAIRVGQLADSALVARKLCDNDRIICASPSLLEATGEPRSVDDLRDCPWVCLPWQTRFDVNDAKGRRRPFTVSRSIAVSNSDMLTAGAVAGLGIAVKSRMAVKEELEKGTLVEVLPGRLHAPEAPVWFVFAAESRSGRKTKAFHEVARRAFRR from the coding sequence ATGTACAGCATCGCGGACCTGCAAACTTTCGTCACTGTCGCGAGAACCGGCGGCATTACCTCGGCAGCCGGCCAGCTCGGGATTTCAACGGCGACCACCAGCCACCGGATCGCAAAACTGGAGCAGGCGCTCGGCATCACCCTGTTTCACCGCAACAGCCGGACCTTCAGGTTGACGGATGAAGGGCAGATTTTTCTCGAACGGGTCGATGTCATTCTCGATGACCTGCAGCAGGCAGAGATGGAAGTCGGCAGTGGTACGGCGCGCCTGCGCGGTCATCTGCGGGTCACGATGTCCCCGTGGATCCTTTCCCGGTTCATCATGCCGGTTCTGGGAGAATTCCGGCAGGCCAATCCCGACCTCACCATCGAATTCCTGGCCGTCGACCGCTTCGTGCCACTGGTCGAGGAGGCGCAGGATTGCGCGATCCGTGTCGGCCAACTGGCGGATAGCGCGCTCGTCGCCCGGAAGCTCTGCGACAATGACCGGATCATCTGTGCGTCGCCGTCGCTCCTGGAAGCTACGGGTGAACCGCGATCGGTGGACGATCTCAGGGACTGTCCGTGGGTCTGCCTTCCCTGGCAGACCCGCTTCGACGTCAACGACGCGAAGGGCCGCAGACGTCCGTTCACGGTCAGCAGAAGCATCGCGGTGTCCAATTCCGACATGTTGACCGCCGGCGCGGTGGCGGGGCTCGGCATCGCCGTGAAATCGCGCATGGCCGTCAAGGAAGAACTGGAAAAAGGCACGCTGGTCGAAGTCCTGCCGGGTCGCCTGCATGCGCCGGAAGCGCCGGTGTGGTTTGTATTTGCAGCCGAAAGCCGCTCCGGCCGCAAGACCAAGGCCTTCCACGAGGTCGCCAGGCGGGCCTTTCGCAGATGA
- a CDS encoding L-dopachrome tautomerase-related protein, whose amino-acid sequence MKRFLAAAGLSAALIIPAAADGIETYLDFDKSMPPGNLAIGPDGRMFMSVHEFYGPELRVVEVMKDGSTKPYPSEAWARAPQEDGDGLKGVLGLRADRDGILWMLDGQGENQTGRVIGWNTKTEQLHAIHYIGAPVTRPTSFLNDLAVDRDHEAIYISDTGDGVNSALIVVDLETGRSRRVLEGSKFTTPEDTPMVIDGREILLGGNPAKIGVNPITVDPTNTWVYFAPMTASAMYRVRTADLLNEDLADEDLAERVERYGDKPISDGSTVDTGGNVYITAMTDNAIGVTKPDGSYEVLFQSDEDLPWPDGFSIGADGYVYATINELHRSPVLNGGEDVSLGTYKIVRFPALADAVSGR is encoded by the coding sequence ATGAAACGCTTTTTGGCAGCCGCCGGTCTCAGCGCAGCCCTGATCATCCCCGCCGCCGCGGACGGCATCGAAACCTATCTCGACTTCGACAAATCCATGCCACCGGGCAACCTGGCGATCGGACCGGACGGCCGCATGTTCATGTCCGTTCACGAGTTCTACGGCCCGGAACTGCGTGTCGTCGAGGTGATGAAGGACGGCTCGACCAAGCCCTATCCGAGCGAAGCCTGGGCGCGCGCGCCGCAGGAAGACGGCGACGGACTCAAGGGCGTACTCGGATTGCGCGCTGACCGGGACGGCATCCTTTGGATGCTGGACGGTCAGGGCGAGAACCAGACAGGCCGCGTCATCGGCTGGAATACGAAAACCGAACAGCTGCACGCGATCCATTACATCGGTGCACCCGTCACCCGGCCGACATCGTTCCTGAACGATCTCGCCGTCGACCGCGATCACGAAGCCATCTACATCTCCGATACAGGAGACGGGGTGAACTCGGCGCTGATCGTCGTCGACCTCGAAACCGGCCGGTCGCGCCGCGTTCTGGAGGGCTCGAAATTCACGACCCCGGAAGACACGCCCATGGTGATCGACGGGCGCGAGATCCTGCTCGGCGGCAATCCTGCCAAGATCGGCGTGAACCCGATCACGGTCGACCCGACCAACACATGGGTCTATTTCGCCCCGATGACGGCCAGCGCCATGTACCGCGTCCGCACGGCGGATCTCCTGAATGAAGACCTCGCCGACGAGGACCTTGCCGAGCGGGTCGAGCGTTACGGCGACAAGCCGATCTCCGACGGCTCGACGGTCGACACGGGCGGCAACGTCTACATCACCGCCATGACGGACAATGCGATCGGTGTCACGAAGCCCGACGGCAGCTACGAGGTCCTGTTCCAGTCCGATGAGGACCTGCCCTGGCCGGACGGTTTCTCGATCGGCGCGGACGGCTACGTCTATGCGACCATCAACGAACTGCACCGCTCGCCGGTTCTGAATGGCGGCGAGGATGTCTCGCTCGGCACCTACAAGATCGTCCGCTTCCCGGCCCTCGCCGACGCTGTCAGCGGCCGCTAG
- a CDS encoding lysozyme inhibitor LprI family protein, translating to MFKPQILALFCLSTAWALSAEAQDVRYSDQPLEACLQGATTAIEEQGCIGLASQACQDANDLGGTTVGMVACGGKEAEFWDRKLNEIYGSLVKKAEANDREMKEIGATVPLILPALRDMQRAWITYRDRTCDYEYSQWGGGTGGGPASVACQSRMTALQYIYLKHSWPFDN from the coding sequence ATGTTCAAACCGCAGATTCTGGCCCTTTTTTGTCTGAGCACCGCGTGGGCCTTGAGCGCTGAGGCGCAGGACGTCAGATATTCAGACCAACCGCTTGAAGCTTGTCTTCAGGGGGCAACAACGGCGATTGAGGAACAGGGCTGCATCGGCCTTGCCTCGCAGGCCTGCCAGGACGCCAATGACCTTGGCGGCACGACGGTCGGCATGGTCGCCTGCGGTGGCAAGGAAGCCGAGTTCTGGGACCGGAAGCTCAACGAAATTTACGGGTCACTGGTCAAGAAGGCCGAGGCCAACGATAGGGAAATGAAGGAAATCGGTGCGACCGTCCCGCTGATCCTGCCGGCGCTGCGCGACATGCAAAGGGCATGGATCACCTATCGCGACAGGACCTGCGACTACGAGTATTCGCAATGGGGTGGCGGCACCGGAGGCGGTCCGGCAAGCGTTGCCTGCCAGTCCAGAATGACCGCGCTGCAATACATCTACCTGAAACACTCCTGGCCCTTCGACAACTGA
- a CDS encoding NADP-dependent isocitrate dehydrogenase has protein sequence MSTMADIIYTKVDEAPELASASFLPIIRTFTKAAGLTIGTRDISLAGRILASFPEYLTDEQKQSDDLAELGQMVKQPDANVIKLPNISASQPQLNAAIAELQAQGYKLPDYPAEPANAEEKTVKAKYDAIKGSAVNPVLREGNSDRRAPKAVKEYAKKNPHRMGAWSNSSKTHVATMGDNDFFSNEKSVTVPAVSTGTAKIEFDANGGDLTVLKADWPLEEGDVIDATFMSVNALKTFLEKEIGDAKSQGVLFSLHLKATMMKVSDPILFGHCVKAFLKDVFEKHAATFAELGVNPDLGLGDLEAKVASLAADKRAEVEADIKAALESGPDLYMVNSDKGITNLHVSSDVIIDASMPALIRAGGKGWGPDGKEHDAKCVIPDSSYAGVYSAVIDFCRENGALDPAKMGTVPNVGLMAQKAEEYGSHPQTFKAPAAGVMRIVDEAGNTLISHEVEEGDIWRACRTKDAPIRDWVKLGVTRSRLSGMPGVFWLNEKRAHDAELIKKVNAYLPEHDTSGLDLKIMAPTEAAKYTTGRIARGEDTIAITGNVLRDYLTDLYPILEVGTSAKMLSIVPLMNGGGLFETGAGGSAPKHVQQLQEENYLRWDSLGEFCALGASLEHLANAKDNAKAQVLADALDTAIEGLLDNDKSPARRVGGLDNRGSHFYIALYWAKALAAQDKDAELKAHFTPIAEALSANEDKIVGELNGVQGSTADTGGYYHAPQAKVDAVMRPSATLNGIIG, from the coding sequence GTGAGCACCATGGCCGATATCATCTACACCAAGGTCGACGAAGCGCCCGAGCTGGCAAGCGCCTCGTTCCTGCCCATCATCCGCACCTTCACGAAGGCAGCGGGACTTACCATCGGCACCAGGGACATATCGCTTGCAGGCCGTATTCTGGCGAGTTTCCCCGAATATCTGACCGACGAACAGAAGCAGTCCGACGACCTCGCCGAACTCGGCCAGATGGTCAAGCAGCCGGATGCCAATGTCATCAAGCTGCCGAACATTTCCGCTTCCCAGCCGCAGCTCAATGCCGCGATCGCGGAGCTGCAGGCACAGGGCTACAAGCTGCCCGACTATCCGGCAGAGCCGGCAAACGCGGAAGAAAAGACCGTCAAGGCGAAATACGACGCCATCAAGGGCTCTGCCGTGAACCCGGTTCTGCGCGAGGGCAACTCCGACCGCCGCGCGCCCAAGGCCGTCAAGGAATACGCCAAGAAAAACCCGCATCGCATGGGCGCGTGGTCCAATTCGTCCAAGACCCACGTGGCAACGATGGGCGACAACGACTTCTTCTCCAACGAAAAGTCGGTCACCGTCCCGGCTGTCTCCACGGGCACTGCAAAGATCGAGTTTGATGCAAACGGTGGTGACCTCACCGTTCTGAAAGCCGACTGGCCGCTGGAAGAAGGCGACGTCATCGACGCGACCTTCATGAGTGTCAACGCGCTGAAAACCTTCCTGGAAAAGGAAATCGGGGATGCCAAGTCCCAGGGTGTGCTGTTTTCGCTGCACCTGAAAGCCACCATGATGAAGGTCTCCGACCCGATCCTGTTCGGCCACTGCGTCAAGGCGTTCCTGAAGGACGTCTTTGAAAAGCACGCGGCGACCTTTGCCGAACTCGGCGTCAACCCGGATCTCGGCCTCGGCGACCTGGAAGCCAAGGTCGCGAGCCTTGCCGCCGACAAGCGCGCGGAAGTGGAAGCCGACATCAAGGCAGCGCTCGAGAGCGGTCCGGACCTTTACATGGTGAACTCCGACAAGGGCATCACCAACCTGCACGTTTCCTCCGACGTCATCATCGACGCCTCCATGCCGGCCCTGATCCGCGCAGGCGGCAAGGGCTGGGGTCCGGACGGCAAGGAACACGATGCCAAATGCGTCATTCCGGACAGCTCCTATGCCGGCGTTTATTCCGCCGTCATCGATTTCTGCCGCGAGAACGGCGCGCTTGACCCCGCCAAGATGGGTACCGTGCCAAATGTCGGCCTGATGGCTCAGAAGGCCGAGGAATACGGTTCTCATCCGCAGACCTTCAAGGCCCCGGCCGCGGGCGTCATGCGCATCGTCGATGAGGCAGGCAACACGCTGATCTCGCATGAGGTCGAGGAAGGCGATATCTGGCGCGCCTGCCGCACCAAGGACGCCCCGATCCGCGACTGGGTCAAACTCGGCGTCACCCGTTCGCGTCTTTCCGGAATGCCGGGCGTCTTCTGGCTGAACGAAAAGCGCGCCCACGATGCAGAGCTGATCAAGAAGGTCAACGCCTACCTGCCCGAACACGACACCTCCGGTCTCGATCTGAAGATCATGGCGCCGACCGAGGCGGCCAAATACACCACCGGGCGGATTGCCCGCGGCGAGGACACGATCGCGATCACCGGTAACGTTCTGCGCGATTACCTGACCGACCTTTACCCGATCCTGGAAGTCGGCACGTCTGCCAAGATGCTGTCGATCGTTCCGCTGATGAACGGTGGCGGCCTGTTCGAAACCGGCGCCGGCGGTTCTGCTCCCAAGCACGTCCAGCAGCTTCAGGAAGAGAATTACCTGCGCTGGGATTCGCTTGGCGAATTCTGCGCGCTCGGCGCATCGCTGGAGCATCTTGCCAACGCCAAGGACAATGCCAAGGCACAGGTCCTGGCCGATGCGCTCGACACGGCCATTGAAGGCCTGCTCGACAACGACAAGTCCCCGGCGCGGCGCGTCGGCGGCCTCGACAACCGCGGCAGCCACTTCTACATCGCGCTCTACTGGGCAAAGGCCCTGGCCGCCCAGGACAAGGATGCGGAACTGAAAGCCCACTTCACGCCGATCGCCGAAGCGCTGTCCGCCAACGAAGACAAGATCGTAGGCGAGCTCAACGGCGTTCAGGGCTCCACGGCCGACACGGGCGGCTACTACCACGCGCCGCAGGCCAAGGTCGACGCCGTCATGCGCCCGAGCGCGACGCTGAACGGCATCATCGGCTAA
- a CDS encoding AraC family transcriptional regulator → MKNDALSQILDALKLRGSIYFHTNFSPPWAVAVPAFGHVARFHMAMRGACWLKVEGHEAPIYLATGDLVVIPHGAAHVLCDDLGREATSVDQVLQETGYTGEGALYYGGPEEEQSCKLFCGHFEFEEGSVHPILDALPPVIHVPNTETLNAHWLETVMRFVASEVRASLPGADAIVHRLTEIIFIQVVRTFVDQEGDRAGCLAAVLSPKLGRSMSRIHAAPEQPWTVETLAREAGMSRTVFAERFTDLVGMTPLAYVTHWRMEKARRDLRDTDLPLIDIAENIGYSSEAAFNRAFKRQFNRTPGQMRRLG, encoded by the coding sequence ATGAAAAACGATGCTCTTAGCCAGATACTGGACGCCCTGAAGCTGCGGGGGTCGATCTACTTTCACACGAACTTCTCGCCGCCCTGGGCGGTCGCCGTTCCGGCCTTCGGCCATGTCGCCCGGTTCCACATGGCGATGCGGGGTGCCTGCTGGCTGAAGGTCGAGGGCCACGAAGCACCCATCTATCTGGCGACCGGCGACCTGGTTGTGATCCCGCATGGGGCCGCACACGTCCTGTGCGACGACCTCGGGCGTGAGGCAACAAGTGTCGATCAGGTCCTTCAGGAAACCGGCTATACGGGCGAGGGGGCGCTCTACTACGGCGGACCCGAGGAAGAGCAAAGCTGCAAGCTGTTTTGCGGGCATTTCGAATTCGAGGAAGGCTCGGTCCACCCGATCCTCGACGCATTGCCGCCGGTCATTCACGTTCCCAACACCGAGACATTGAACGCCCACTGGCTGGAGACGGTCATGCGCTTCGTCGCCAGCGAAGTGCGCGCGAGCCTGCCGGGCGCCGATGCCATCGTGCATCGGCTCACCGAGATCATCTTCATCCAGGTGGTGCGCACTTTTGTCGATCAGGAGGGCGACAGGGCAGGGTGCCTCGCCGCCGTGCTCAGTCCGAAGCTGGGCCGTTCCATGTCCCGGATACATGCAGCGCCCGAACAGCCCTGGACCGTTGAGACACTGGCGCGGGAGGCGGGCATGTCGCGTACGGTCTTTGCGGAACGCTTCACCGATCTCGTCGGCATGACGCCGCTGGCCTATGTCACGCACTGGCGCATGGAAAAGGCACGCCGGGACCTGCGCGACACGGACCTGCCGCTGATCGATATCGCGGAAAACATCGGCTACAGCTCCGAGGCCGCATTCAATCGCGCGTTCAAGCGCCAGTTCAACCGAACACCGGGACAGATGCGGCGGCTGGGGTAA
- a CDS encoding YHS domain-containing (seleno)protein, with protein sequence MPFSKTLVAAALLGVATLSSPAFAADEYNTSNGLTAAGAPLGMHGVDPVAFVNLGNRIDGAARNTAVHDGVAYYFSSKESMDRFTADPAAYLPQNGGFCTFGVSVGKKFDGDPQYAAIVDDRLYLFLNEEIFQAFQKDEAGTIAKAEENWKKIRSTAAKDL encoded by the coding sequence ATGCCCTTCTCAAAGACACTCGTTGCCGCGGCGTTGCTTGGCGTCGCCACCCTCTCCAGCCCGGCTTTTGCCGCGGACGAATACAACACGTCCAACGGCCTGACCGCTGCCGGAGCCCCACTCGGCATGCACGGTGTCGACCCGGTCGCATTCGTCAATCTCGGCAACCGGATCGACGGCGCAGCCCGTAACACCGCCGTTCACGATGGTGTTGCCTATTATTTCTCGTCAAAGGAAAGCATGGACAGGTTCACGGCCGATCCGGCGGCCTACCTGCCCCAGAACGGCGGCTTCTGCACGTTCGGTGTCTCCGTCGGCAAGAAGTTCGACGGTGATCCGCAATACGCCGCCATTGTCGACGACAGGCTCTATCTCTTCCTGAACGAGGAGATTTTCCAGGCGTTCCAGAAGGACGAAGCCGGGACCATCGCCAAAGCAGAAGAGAACTGGAAGAAGATCCGGTCGACCGCCGCAAAGGATCTCTGA
- a CDS encoding RNA ligase RtcB family protein: MGTSQTEGPAASADAAPVHRFFSRTTWIEGAAEEQLDLVSNMTGVSHVAAFPDLHPGKYGPVGSAILADRIYPQLIGNDIGCGMSLFALDLPARKLRLDKAAQKVRVLEGPWDGDAGARLAAAGLSHDLHPQALGTIGGGNHFCELQVVSEAESSCLPEDQDLKKGDLVLLVHSGSRSLGMSVFGSVLDGFSGLDPASSEGKTYLAAHGYAVRWASLNRQLIAERAADALRTGLRLVCDAPHNLIEAHKDLLLHRKGAAKADAPLVPLAGSRDALSYLLVPRKNRPDALASLAHGSGRKYDRRSMAGRAGKTRSDRDNLVRTSFGGQVICEDRQLLIEEAPGAYKDPGQVLDDLRSEGLADCVASLKPLLTFKKAISEDFLSARQDKRDRLKKRRAER; this comes from the coding sequence ATGGGCACTTCTCAAACGGAGGGGCCGGCTGCATCTGCGGATGCCGCGCCCGTCCACCGCTTTTTCTCAAGGACGACCTGGATCGAAGGTGCTGCCGAAGAGCAGCTCGACCTTGTGTCCAATATGACCGGTGTATCCCACGTCGCGGCTTTTCCGGACCTGCATCCGGGCAAATACGGCCCCGTCGGCAGTGCGATCCTGGCCGACCGCATTTATCCGCAGCTGATCGGCAACGATATCGGCTGCGGCATGAGCCTCTTTGCGCTCGATCTGCCGGCCCGCAAGCTGCGGCTCGACAAGGCCGCGCAGAAAGTCCGCGTGCTCGAAGGACCGTGGGACGGAGACGCAGGCGCGCGTCTTGCCGCTGCCGGCCTCTCGCACGATCTCCATCCCCAGGCGCTTGGCACGATCGGGGGCGGCAACCATTTTTGCGAGTTGCAAGTGGTCAGCGAGGCGGAAAGCAGCTGTCTTCCAGAGGATCAGGATCTGAAGAAAGGCGACCTCGTGCTGCTGGTCCACTCCGGATCGAGATCGCTGGGCATGTCCGTTTTCGGGTCTGTGCTGGACGGTTTTTCCGGCCTTGATCCGGCAAGCTCCGAGGGCAAGACCTATCTGGCTGCCCATGGTTACGCAGTGCGTTGGGCCAGTCTCAACAGGCAGCTGATTGCCGAAAGGGCGGCGGATGCCCTGCGCACCGGTCTTCGCCTGGTCTGCGATGCCCCGCACAACCTGATTGAAGCTCACAAGGACCTGCTCCTTCACAGGAAAGGGGCTGCCAAAGCCGACGCGCCGCTGGTACCGCTCGCAGGGTCCCGCGATGCCTTGAGCTACCTCCTGGTTCCCCGCAAGAACAGGCCGGACGCCCTCGCCTCGCTGGCGCACGGCTCGGGCCGCAAATACGATCGGCGGTCAATGGCAGGCCGTGCCGGCAAGACACGCTCGGACCGGGATAACCTTGTGCGCACATCGTTCGGCGGGCAGGTGATCTGCGAGGACCGCCAGCTCCTCATCGAGGAGGCCCCCGGCGCCTACAAGGACCCGGGACAGGTCCTGGACGATCTTCGGTCCGAAGGGCTTGCAGATTGCGTCGCGTCACTCAAACCGCTTCTCACCTTCAAGAAGGCGATCAGCGAGGACTTTCTGTCCGCACGGCAGGACAAACGCGACCGCCTGAAAAAGCGGAGGGCCGAACGATGA
- the prfH gene encoding peptide chain release factor H — translation MTASPNKHLLVTSGDGPRECRRAVAHVLRRMRTEAEAHGLRFTADVSEPARGEDPSSALVTVSGAGADQFANGWSGTVKWICKSPFRPHHKRRNWFIGVFGVVFSELPAFDLDAGSLRTETFRSGGPGGQHQNTTDSGVRITHLPSGLVATSTDERSQHRNKQVALDRLKMLFVLRQEEGRAEDRSEQNRLHRQLERGNPVRVFQGDRFAETTNRMGKVARGSPARGKSM, via the coding sequence ATGACCGCGTCCCCCAACAAACATCTGCTCGTGACGAGCGGAGACGGACCGCGTGAATGCCGGCGGGCCGTTGCACATGTGCTGCGCCGGATGAGAACGGAGGCGGAGGCACATGGACTGCGTTTTACTGCAGACGTCTCCGAGCCCGCTCGTGGCGAGGATCCGTCTTCTGCCCTGGTGACGGTCTCCGGTGCCGGGGCCGATCAGTTCGCGAACGGCTGGTCAGGTACTGTAAAATGGATCTGCAAAAGCCCGTTCCGTCCGCATCACAAGCGGCGGAACTGGTTCATCGGCGTGTTCGGTGTGGTCTTCTCGGAGTTGCCGGCGTTTGATCTGGATGCCGGATCGCTCAGAACCGAGACGTTCCGATCCGGCGGCCCCGGTGGCCAGCACCAGAACACGACGGATAGCGGTGTCCGGATCACGCATCTGCCGAGCGGACTTGTCGCCACTTCGACGGACGAGCGGTCGCAGCACAGGAACAAGCAGGTTGCGCTCGACCGGCTGAAGATGCTTTTCGTACTCAGGCAAGAAGAGGGCCGTGCAGAGGACCGGTCGGAGCAGAACCGCTTGCACCGCCAGTTGGAACGCGGCAACCCCGTGCGTGTCTTCCAGGGCGACCGGTTCGCGGAGACCACCAATCGCATGGGGAAAGTGGCACGAGGCTCGCCCGCGCGTGGAAAATCCATGTAG
- a CDS encoding HAD family hydrolase, which produces MTSEDLRNRKTEIEAILFDKDGTLLDFDAAWGPVYRQAASIAARGVASDTERFLLASGLDPATGKPAAGSLLAAGNTEEIAQAWIADGARYALSELTADLDRLFIDRMHDVDPLPGIGEAVEALLARGFRLGVASSDSEAAIRAFLAGTGLAPKFTFVTGYDTGHGPKPEPGMVHGFAEAIGLPPSGIAVIGDNMHDIDMARAAGADLTVGVLTGTSLRKDLEPHADVVLESAADLPAFLFDPG; this is translated from the coding sequence ATGACGTCAGAGGATCTGCGAAACAGGAAGACGGAAATCGAGGCCATCCTGTTCGACAAGGACGGCACTTTGCTTGATTTCGATGCGGCCTGGGGACCGGTCTACCGGCAAGCCGCAAGCATTGCCGCAAGGGGTGTAGCTTCCGACACCGAGCGCTTTCTTCTGGCCTCCGGCCTGGATCCGGCAACAGGCAAACCGGCTGCAGGATCACTGCTGGCCGCCGGCAACACGGAGGAAATCGCACAGGCCTGGATCGCAGACGGCGCCCGCTATGCACTTTCGGAATTGACGGCGGACCTCGATCGCCTGTTCATCGACAGGATGCACGATGTGGACCCTCTGCCGGGCATTGGCGAAGCTGTCGAGGCGTTGCTGGCGCGCGGTTTCAGGCTTGGTGTCGCCTCCAGCGACAGCGAGGCGGCAATCCGCGCGTTTCTTGCCGGAACCGGTCTGGCGCCGAAATTCACCTTCGTCACGGGTTACGATACGGGGCACGGGCCCAAGCCCGAGCCCGGAATGGTGCACGGGTTTGCCGAAGCGATCGGCCTTCCCCCTTCCGGCATCGCGGTGATCGGAGACAACATGCATGACATCGATATGGCCCGCGCGGCCGGTGCGGACCTGACCGTCGGTGTTCTGACGGGCACCAGTCTGCGCAAAGACCTCGAGCCGCATGCGGATGTGGTGCTGGAAAGCGCGGCTGACCTGCCCGCGTTCCTCTTCGATCCCGGATAG